The proteins below come from a single Leptotrichia sp. oral taxon 223 genomic window:
- a CDS encoding FxLYD domain-containing protein — translation MKKRVGLILGCVLFVISAVGSVSGDKKDNASVSEKGNATKQETKENAKEAKKEYEIENVDIEKDEFSTYVTGVLKNNGGKKGYVQITVPCYDKNGAKLGDALANVNDIEANGKWKFKAIYMGSETPASCDVNKLEVSGF, via the coding sequence ATGAAAAAGAGAGTAGGATTGATTTTAGGGTGTGTCTTGTTTGTTATTTCAGCTGTAGGAAGTGTATCAGGAGATAAGAAAGACAATGCGAGCGTTTCTGAAAAAGGGAATGCAACTAAGCAAGAAACAAAGGAAAATGCAAAAGAGGCAAAAAAAGAATACGAAATTGAAAATGTCGATATTGAAAAAGATGAATTTTCAACTTATGTAACAGGAGTTCTAAAAAATAACGGTGGTAAAAAAGGATATGTCCAAATAACAGTTCCTTGTTACGATAAAAATGGTGCTAAGTTAGGGGACGCTTTAGCAAATGTCAACGACATTGAAGCTAATGGAAAATGGAAATTCAAAGCCATATATATGGGTAGTGAAACTCCAGCAAGTTGCGATGTGAACAAATTAGAAGTCTCAGGATTTTAA
- a CDS encoding helix-turn-helix transcriptional regulator — protein sequence MSYQIEKFLTEFLNKKNMTLTDFSKKMEVTHVYVSNIKNGKKTASKKFVENLVKKFPECAKKESELMGMLEKDKKIEKLKKLEKQRRETIGKNEELDRISRLNKRERVQLDEVMNSAAYFFNDASVSDEDKKRLHDTLQELFFDAKMKNKRK from the coding sequence ATGAGTTATCAAATAGAGAAATTCTTAACAGAATTTTTGAATAAAAAGAATATGACATTAACAGATTTTTCCAAAAAGATGGAAGTTACACACGTTTATGTATCTAATATAAAAAATGGAAAAAAGACAGCTTCCAAAAAATTTGTCGAAAATTTGGTAAAAAAATTTCCAGAATGTGCCAAAAAAGAATCAGAATTAATGGGAATGTTGGAAAAAGATAAAAAAATTGAAAAGTTAAAGAAGTTAGAAAAACAAAGAAGAGAAACTATCGGAAAAAATGAAGAACTTGACAGGATTTCACGTCTAAACAAGCGCGAAAGAGTTCAATTGGATGAAGTTATGAATAGTGCAGCTTATTTTTTTAATGATGCCAGCGTGAGTGATGAAGACAAGAAAAGGTTACATGATACTTTGCAAGAACTTTTTTTTGACGCTAAAATGAAAAATAAAAGAAAATAG
- a CDS encoding ATP-binding protein: MTGISAPTVSASIFKEQDIEKYMSLSKLTEQDWHKRFENAEAKTPEEIKYKKSFEKYCKNFEVIKQKGLGILMSGNPGTGKTYYTTCIMNALNQKYLVYKTTLSDLLEEIRKSYKSFENENDDFLFRRLSKAELIIFDDLGNEFLSDWGKEKMFMILNFIYENNKPLIINTNLDAEQLSSFFNINGSDKLLDRIRSKCKTYIFNWESRRKDLYKKDFEELY; this comes from the coding sequence ATGACTGGAATTAGTGCCCCAACTGTGTCAGCTAGTATTTTTAAAGAACAAGATATTGAAAAATATATGAGTTTATCAAAATTGACGGAACAGGATTGGCACAAAAGATTTGAGAATGCAGAAGCTAAAACGCCTGAAGAAATTAAATATAAAAAGTCGTTTGAGAAATATTGCAAAAACTTTGAAGTAATCAAACAAAAAGGACTTGGAATATTAATGAGCGGTAATCCTGGAACTGGGAAGACTTATTATACAACCTGCATAATGAATGCTTTGAATCAAAAATACCTTGTTTACAAGACAACTTTATCCGATTTGCTGGAAGAAATCAGAAAAAGCTATAAAAGTTTTGAAAACGAAAATGATGATTTTTTATTCAGAAGATTATCTAAAGCAGAATTGATAATTTTTGATGACCTGGGAAACGAATTTTTAAGTGACTGGGGAAAAGAAAAAATGTTTATGATCCTGAATTTTATTTATGAGAACAATAAGCCGTTAATAATAAACACAAATTTAGATGCTGAGCAATTATCAAGTTTTTTCAACATAAACGGCAGTGATAAATTATTAGACAGAATCCGCAGCAAATGCAAAACATATATTTTTAACTGGGAAAGCCGAAGAAAAGATTTATATAAAAAAGATTTTGAGGAATTATATTAG
- a CDS encoding helix-turn-helix domain-containing protein: MKTVIKKTENFTMVHNNLIFDESISWKAKGILLYMLSRPSNWRYNAKEIAKNSKDGLDSVYSGLKELVKERYVSRKKNADGTINYYIFEDKSENNIRDYQDKEEIEGKENEEKEPDTENPNLDNPNLEKPDMENPNLDFPHHNNIDNTNIEYNNIDSIYLYKGKEFQKAFSDFKIMRIGKKEPLSKPAEDLILMKLHRLAGNNEQLAIEILNKSTINSWKDIFPLDKKQGGNKNGNTGNKRSYTGNAEKKGFDKHNDYKPDYSKGFDDWN; encoded by the coding sequence ATGAAAACTGTAATAAAAAAGACAGAAAACTTTACAATGGTACATAATAATCTGATATTTGACGAGAGTATCAGCTGGAAGGCAAAAGGAATACTACTTTATATGCTTTCGAGACCGAGCAACTGGAGATACAATGCAAAGGAAATTGCCAAAAACTCTAAAGACGGGCTGGATTCAGTTTATTCAGGGCTAAAAGAATTGGTAAAAGAAAGATATGTAAGCAGAAAGAAAAACGCTGACGGAACAATAAATTATTATATTTTTGAGGACAAGTCAGAAAACAATATAAGAGATTATCAGGATAAGGAAGAAATTGAGGGAAAAGAGAATGAAGAAAAGGAGCCTGATACCGAAAACCCAAACTTGGATAACCCAAATCTGGAAAAGCCTGATATGGAAAACCCAAACTTGGATTTTCCCCACCATAATAATATAGATAATACTAATATAGAATATAATAATATAGATTCTATATATTTATATAAGGGCAAGGAATTTCAAAAAGCATTTTCAGATTTTAAAATCATGAGAATTGGTAAAAAAGAGCCATTATCGAAACCAGCAGAGGATTTAATTCTTATGAAGCTGCATAGATTAGCAGGGAATAATGAGCAATTAGCAATAGAAATATTAAACAAATCGACTATAAACAGCTGGAAAGATATTTTTCCGCTAGATAAAAAACAGGGAGGAAATAAAAATGGAAACACAGGGAATAAGAGAAGCTATACAGGAAATGCTGAGAAAAAGGGGTTTGACAAGCACAATGATTATAAGCCGGACTACTCAAAGGGATTCGATGACTGGAATTAG
- a CDS encoding DUF6173 family protein, whose amino-acid sequence MYVQVLQHTSQLNLCLIASKRPHPEKPRRKIGFLVDSQED is encoded by the coding sequence ATGTATGTTCAAGTGCTTCAACACACAAGTCAACTAAATCTTTGTCTAATAGCTTCAAAACGTCCACACCCTGAGAAACCAAGACGTAAGATTGGATTTTTAGTTGATTCTCAAGAAGATTAA
- a CDS encoding ImmA/IrrE family metallo-endopeptidase: MRKCRNMKLRVKNLIEKYNTSNPYVLCERLGIEIKYVYYKDVKGFFSRVLKRKYIVINEKLDEYSQLVVLCHELGHALYHSSKNKLLMKTNFFNYSLELENEANEFAAELMKYQEEVSYEVARNCDLGLQVLEEMKRYIKY, from the coding sequence ATGAGAAAATGCAGAAATATGAAACTCAGAGTAAAAAACTTGATAGAAAAATACAATACGAGTAATCCATATGTGTTGTGCGAAAGATTGGGCATTGAGATTAAATACGTTTATTACAAAGATGTAAAAGGTTTTTTTAGTAGAGTGTTAAAAAGAAAATATATAGTTATAAACGAGAAATTAGACGAATATTCGCAATTAGTTGTTTTGTGTCACGAATTAGGACATGCTCTTTATCATAGTTCAAAAAATAAACTTCTTATGAAAACAAATTTTTTTAATTATAGTTTAGAATTGGAAAATGAAGCCAACGAATTTGCGGCAGAATTAATGAAGTATCAGGAAGAAGTTAGTTATGAAGTTGCTAGAAATTGTGATTTAGGATTGCAAGTATTAGAAGAAATGAAAAGATATATAAAATATTAG
- the dcm gene encoding DNA (cytosine-5-)-methyltransferase has translation MQKIKVIELFAGIGSQAMALRNIGIDYEIIGISEIDKFAYKSYEAIHGKVKNFGDITKIDKLPYCDLLTYSFPCQDLSIAGQQKGISKDTRSGLLLEVERLLLKAKENGTLPKHLLLENVKNLVGKKFIKDFERWLNFLNSLGYYSNWEVLNAKDYGIPQNRERVFVVSSLENMHYKFPKPVELKSKMKDLLEEKVDDKYYLSEKYLKCFSDLKNRNGFTRGEKFNPRKFEDCNTAFAITTRAGQRATDNFIIQKGHGFNKGGIKENIVPVLTKSSWQENNFLSNNTRIRKLTPLECWRLMGFRDTDYYAAKSVGISDTQLYKQAGNSIVATVLEAIFRNLFFKKHRRKQRIIAEQIRIF, from the coding sequence ATGCAAAAAATCAAAGTCATAGAACTTTTTGCCGGCATAGGAAGTCAAGCTATGGCTTTACGGAATATCGGAATCGATTATGAAATCATAGGAATTTCCGAAATAGACAAGTTTGCTTACAAGTCTTATGAAGCAATACACGGAAAAGTTAAAAATTTCGGAGATATAACCAAAATCGATAAACTTCCATACTGCGACCTGCTCACGTATTCGTTTCCTTGCCAGGATTTAAGCATTGCCGGGCAGCAGAAGGGGATAAGCAAGGATACAAGAAGCGGACTTTTACTGGAAGTTGAAAGATTGCTTCTGAAAGCAAAAGAAAACGGAACATTGCCAAAGCACTTGCTATTAGAGAATGTCAAGAATTTAGTAGGCAAGAAGTTCATCAAAGATTTTGAAAGATGGCTGAATTTTCTAAACAGTCTAGGATATTACAGCAACTGGGAAGTGTTGAATGCGAAAGACTACGGGATACCACAGAATAGGGAAAGAGTATTTGTGGTAAGTAGTCTTGAGAATATGCACTATAAATTTCCAAAGCCAGTTGAACTGAAATCTAAAATGAAAGACTTGCTAGAGGAAAAGGTAGATGACAAGTATTATTTATCTGAGAAATATCTGAAATGTTTTTCTGACTTGAAAAATAGAAACGGATTTACAAGGGGCGAAAAATTTAATCCTAGAAAATTTGAAGATTGTAATACTGCGTTTGCTATAACAACAAGAGCAGGGCAAAGGGCAACTGACAATTTCATAATTCAAAAAGGACACGGTTTTAACAAAGGTGGAATAAAAGAAAATATAGTTCCAGTCTTAACCAAGAGTTCGTGGCAGGAAAATAATTTTTTAAGCAACAACACGAGAATAAGAAAATTAACTCCACTTGAATGTTGGCGATTAATGGGATTCAGAGATACGGACTATTATGCCGCAAAGTCTGTGGGGATTTCGGATACGCAATTATACAAGCAGGCAGGAAACAGCATAGTGGCAACAGTTTTGGAAGCTATATTCAGAAACTTATTTTTCAAGAAGCATAGAAGAAAACAAAGGATTATAGCGGAACAGATTAGAATATTTTAG
- a CDS encoding site-specific DNA-methyltransferase: protein MDNKNKYVKKIKCELFNDNFQNYKKYHIPKKAQLVIADIPYNLGNNAFASSPEWYVDGDNRKGESKKANSSFFKTDVNFNLAEYMHFCSKLLIKEPKEKGKAPAMIIFCAFQQIETLVKYAKKHGFNNYYPLVFIKHSSSQVLKANMKIVGATEYALVFYRDKLPKFNNNGKMIKNWFEWKPDSKSIYPKVHPTQKPINLLKTLIRIFTDPGDTVIDPVAGSGSTLRAARELNRNSYGFEVEKEFYKKATTEMLREDELKQLNLF, encoded by the coding sequence ATGGATAATAAAAATAAATATGTCAAGAAAATAAAATGCGAGTTATTTAACGATAACTTTCAGAACTACAAAAAGTATCACATACCTAAAAAAGCGCAGCTTGTAATTGCAGATATTCCTTACAATTTGGGGAACAATGCCTTTGCAAGCAGTCCAGAATGGTATGTGGATGGCGACAACAGAAAAGGCGAAAGCAAAAAGGCAAACTCAAGTTTTTTCAAGACTGATGTAAACTTCAACCTTGCCGAATATATGCACTTCTGCTCAAAACTATTAATAAAAGAGCCGAAAGAAAAAGGCAAAGCACCAGCAATGATAATATTCTGTGCATTCCAGCAAATTGAAACATTAGTGAAGTACGCTAAAAAGCACGGATTTAATAATTATTATCCACTAGTTTTCATAAAACATAGCAGCTCACAAGTGTTAAAAGCTAATATGAAAATAGTAGGGGCGACAGAATATGCTTTAGTATTTTACAGGGATAAATTACCGAAATTCAATAACAATGGCAAAATGATTAAGAACTGGTTTGAGTGGAAGCCGGATTCAAAATCAATATATCCAAAAGTGCACCCAACACAAAAGCCGATAAACTTGTTAAAAACATTAATAAGAATATTTACAGATCCTGGAGATACTGTAATTGATCCAGTCGCCGGAAGTGGAAGCACATTAAGAGCAGCGAGAGAACTGAATAGAAATAGCTACGGATTTGAAGTAGAAAAAGAGTTTTATAAAAAAGCAACTACAGAAATGTTAAGAGAGGACGAATTAAAGCAATTAAATTTATTTTAG
- a CDS encoding excalibur calcium-binding domain-containing protein: MKKIFMILTLVFVSVNTFSETLYFKNCKEARAKGYKNIKKGEPGYAKHLDRDKDGIACESK; the protein is encoded by the coding sequence ATGAAAAAAATTTTTATGATTTTGACATTAGTATTTGTTAGTGTTAACACATTTTCAGAAACGTTGTATTTCAAAAACTGTAAAGAAGCACGTGCGAAAGGGTATAAAAATATTAAGAAAGGCGAGCCTGGATATGCTAAACATTTGGATAGAGATAAAGACGGTATAGCCTGTGAAAGTAAATAA
- a CDS encoding ERF family protein: protein MNIYEKLQKARVELQSLGLKMGGYNKFVDFKYFELKDFLPKVNEIFENLKLFSKFDLLENEGVLTVINTEKTDETITFVTPKAEIVLKGQNGLQMIGSTHTYLKRYCYLNALEIVEDDMINATIDKDKQQNKPKEYLTEEEKIQKAVKYINEHLKGNEKEIDKYLLANSTDNLSKVPIKDLEKLCNYIKNNKQKKGA, encoded by the coding sequence ATGAATATTTACGAAAAATTACAAAAGGCTAGAGTTGAATTGCAAAGTTTAGGATTAAAAATGGGAGGATATAATAAATTTGTTGACTTTAAATATTTTGAACTAAAAGACTTCTTGCCAAAAGTGAATGAAATATTTGAAAACTTAAAACTTTTTTCAAAATTTGATTTGCTAGAAAACGAAGGTGTATTAACTGTAATTAATACAGAGAAAACAGACGAAACAATCACTTTTGTAACTCCAAAGGCTGAAATAGTTTTAAAAGGACAGAATGGATTACAAATGATAGGAAGTACACACACTTATTTAAAACGTTACTGTTATCTAAACGCTTTAGAAATAGTGGAAGACGATATGATTAATGCAACAATTGACAAAGATAAGCAACAAAATAAACCTAAAGAATATTTGACAGAAGAGGAGAAAATCCAAAAAGCAGTTAAATATATAAATGAACATTTAAAAGGAAATGAAAAAGAAATAGACAAATATTTACTCGCTAATTCGACAGACAATTTAAGCAAAGTTCCAATTAAAGATTTAGAAAAATTATGTAACTATATAAAAAACAATAAGCAAAAGAAAGGAGCATAG
- a CDS encoding enterotoxin type A, with protein MFDDYIKKQNASLNFFKNAVKSLQELNKELKQDNDKWEEKNDEYLRKITKG; from the coding sequence ATGTTTGATGATTATATAAAAAAGCAAAATGCAAGTCTTAACTTTTTTAAGAACGCTGTTAAGAGTTTGCAGGAACTTAACAAGGAATTGAAACAAGACAATGATAAATGGGAGGAAAAGAACGATGAATATTTACGAAAAATTACAAAAGGCTAG
- a CDS encoding single-stranded DNA-binding protein, translating into MNIAILMGRLTRDPELKYTTGGKAYANFTLAVQKTRDEAEFIDCVAWEKTAENIAEYFRKGNRILIQGRLNVSSYEQNGEKRKFTRVLVNSFEFVDSKNSGNSQNSNRNNYDSDEDEGFPF; encoded by the coding sequence ATGAATATAGCAATATTAATGGGAAGACTAACACGAGATCCTGAATTAAAATACACAACAGGAGGGAAAGCATATGCCAATTTCACGTTAGCTGTACAGAAAACAAGAGATGAAGCTGAATTTATCGACTGTGTGGCTTGGGAAAAGACGGCTGAGAATATAGCTGAATATTTTAGAAAAGGCAACAGAATATTGATACAGGGACGTCTGAATGTAAGCAGTTACGAACAGAACGGAGAAAAAAGGAAATTTACAAGAGTTTTAGTGAATAGTTTTGAATTTGTTGATAGTAAAAATTCTGGAAACAGTCAAAACAGCAACAGAAATAATTATGATTCTGATGAGGACGAAGGATTTCCTTTTTGA
- a CDS encoding DUF1828 domain-containing protein has translation MEINNIVDEYFKWIKSNTKIKNKNGVNIITTPFALSNNDLIDIIVKKTENEIILSDDGETLFNLEISGVNITKRKKIFEKFLRSYGLSRTSKDEIIRKSSYQNIGRDINDFIQGILSIDDMFLTSSINVKHFFKEDVALFFEKNDFFPSPDIKLIGKNNLEYNIDYIINRTKTKKEKLIRIINSNNRDKIISAIFAFEDLEERNSENIIIFNNTERKLSSELENVLKNKKIELLNWTQKEKWIKEMIA, from the coding sequence ATGGAAATAAATAATATAGTTGACGAATATTTCAAATGGATAAAGAGTAATACTAAAATAAAAAATAAAAATGGCGTAAATATAATTACTACCCCTTTTGCACTTTCAAATAATGATTTGATTGATATAATTGTAAAAAAAACTGAGAACGAAATCATTTTATCTGACGACGGGGAAACTTTGTTTAATCTAGAAATTTCAGGAGTGAATATTACCAAAAGAAAAAAAATTTTCGAAAAATTTTTAAGATCTTATGGATTGAGTAGAACATCTAAAGACGAGATAATCAGAAAAAGCAGTTATCAAAACATAGGTAGAGATATTAATGATTTTATACAAGGTATATTATCAATAGATGATATGTTTCTAACATCTTCCATTAATGTAAAACATTTTTTTAAAGAAGATGTTGCTTTATTTTTTGAAAAAAATGATTTTTTTCCTAGTCCTGATATAAAATTGATCGGGAAAAATAATTTAGAATATAATATTGATTACATTATTAATAGAACGAAAACTAAAAAAGAAAAATTGATAAGAATTATTAATTCTAACAACAGAGATAAAATTATTTCTGCAATATTTGCTTTTGAAGATTTAGAAGAAAGAAATTCAGAAAATATAATAATTTTTAATAACACCGAGCGAAAATTAAGCAGTGAATTAGAAAATGTTTTAAAGAATAAAAAAATAGAATTATTAAACTGGACACAAAAAGAAAAATGGATTAAAGAAATGATCGCATAA
- a CDS encoding helix-turn-helix domain-containing protein, translated as MTMSEYHRNVYANIELARNRKGLTKGELAEEIGISKSALSFVLNRLKNGKTINTKTLEKWADALNVPFSFFFEVKRN; from the coding sequence ATGACAATGAGTGAATATCATAGAAACGTTTATGCCAATATAGAACTCGCAAGAAATAGAAAAGGATTAACAAAAGGAGAATTAGCCGAAGAAATAGGAATTTCAAAGTCGGCACTATCTTTTGTTTTAAATAGATTAAAAAATGGCAAAACCATAAATACTAAAACTCTCGAGAAATGGGCAGATGCTTTAAATGTGCCTTTTTCATTTTTTTTTGAAGTCAAGCGTAACTAA